A section of the Malania oleifera isolate guangnan ecotype guangnan chromosome 2, ASM2987363v1, whole genome shotgun sequence genome encodes:
- the LOC131149350 gene encoding cytochrome P450 93B2-like isoform X1 has product MILQLLCYATLFLLSFLLLRATLSSLAHRHLRLPPGPLALPVIGHFHLLGPLLHRSFHHLSSRYGPLIFLRLGSVPAVIAASPELAKELLKTNELTFVSRHQSAAIDYLMYDAAFAFAPYGPYWKLVKKLSMTKLIGAQPLSRFAHLRAAELRHLIRWVAKKAEAGERVNVTQELLKLTNNVISQMMLSMRCSEAEGKADAARRVAREVTQIFGELNVSDFIWVCRRWDVQGFRKRFTDIRRRYDALIEEIITEREGVRKKLKRIGDGGGEEGVKDFLDILLDIIEDENSEMKISRVHIKALILVSIYILTYLICRELKVSIYYLDYLIIIFFFFGLRTEFPRVRFAVYVTNLALLKADPTTPKEGFLHGGYRHISHSRRVDTVGAHQPPGRARESARGDRPGHRKDPPRRRIRQPESPIHPGHHEGELQAPPSRPAHRQKIPARFHHCRLHYPGEHHALRQHLVHRKGPQLLGQPVGIPAGAVLGAGHGGKRVQVGSKRGREGAAFPAFAFRVGSEGLPRSSAGHAGASGGAGGSDPVLRLEGRRVGRGENERW; this is encoded by the exons ATGATACTCCAGCTCCTTTGCTACGCCACCCTCTTCCTCCTCTCCTTCCTCCTCCTCCGCGCCACCCTCTCCTCCCTCGCTCACCGTCACCTCCGCCTGCCCCCGGGCCCGCTGGCCCTCCCCGTCATCGGCCACTTCCACCTCCTCGGCCCCCTCCTCCACCGCTCCTTCCACCACCTCTCCTCCCGCTACGGCCCCCTCATCTTCCTCCGCCTCGGCTCCGTCCCTGCCGTCATCGCGGCCTCTCCCGAGCTCGCCAAAGAACTGCTCAAGACAAACGAGCTCACCTTCGTCTCCCGCCACCAGTCCGCCGCAATCGACTACCTCATGTACGACGCCGCCTTCGCCTTCGCCCCCTACGGGCCTTACTGGAAGTTAGTGAAGAAGCTGAGCATGACCAAGCTCATCGGAGCCCAACCCCTCTCTCGGTTCGCCCACTTACGCGCCGCCGAGCTCCGCCACCTCATCCGGTGGGTGGCCAAGAAAGCGGAGGCTGGGGAACGCGTGAACGTGACGCAAGAGCTGCTGAAGCTGACGAACAACGTGATATCGCAGATGATGCTGAGCATGCGGTGTTCGGAGGCGGAGGGGAAGGCGGACGCGGCAAGGAGGGTGGCGCGTGAGGTGACGCAGATATTCGGGGAGCTGAACGTGTCGGATTTCATATGGGTGTGCCGGAGATGGGACGTGCAGGGGTTCCGGAAGAGGTTCACGGACATAAGGAGGAGGTACGATGCGCTGATAGAGGAGATCATCACTGAGAGGGAAGGCGTGAGGAAGAAGCTGAAGAGAATCGGCGACGGAGGAGGGGAGGAGGGTGTGAAGGATTTTTTGGACATTTTGCTTGATATTATTGAAGACGAGAATTCGGAGATGAAGATTAGTAGGGTTCACATTAAAGCTTTAATTTTGGTGAGTATTTATATATTAACCTATTTAATTTGTAGAGAGTTGAAGGTCTCTATATACTATTTagattatttaataataatattttttttttttggattacgcaccgagtttccacgtgtccgttttgCGGTCTACGTTACTAATCTCGCGCTCCTTAAagccgaccccacaactccaaaagaag GATTTCTTCACGGCGGGTACAGACACATCAGCCACAGCCGTCGAGTGGACACTGTCGGAGCTCATCAACCACCCGGCCGTGCTCGAGAGAGCGCGCGAGGAGATCGACCGGGTCATCGGAAGGACCCGCCTCGTCGAAGAATCCGACAGCCCGAATCTCCCATACATCCAGGCCATCATGAAGGAGAGCTTCAGGCTCCACCCTCCCGTCCCGCTCATCGTCAGAAAATCCCTGCAAGATTCCACCATTGCCGGCTACACTATCCCGGCGAACACCATGCTCTTCGTCAACACTTGGTCCATCGGAAGGGACCCCAACTACTGGGACAACCCGTCGGAATTCCGGCCGGAGCGGTTCTTGGAGCCGGGCACGGAGGAAAACGGGTTCAGGTCGGGTCCAAACGTGGACGTGAAGGGGCAGCATTTCCAGCTTTTGCCTTTCGGGTCGGGTCGGAGGGGTTGCCCCGGTCTAGCGCTGGCCATGCAGGAGCTTCCGGCGGTGCTGGCGGCTCTGATCCAGTGCTTCGACTGGAAGGTCGTCGGGTGGGGCGGGGAGAAAATGAACGGTGGTGA
- the LOC131149350 gene encoding cytochrome P450 93B2-like isoform X2 has translation MILQLLCYATLFLLSFLLLRATLSSLAHRHLRLPPGPLALPVIGHFHLLGPLLHRSFHHLSSRYGPLIFLRLGSVPAVIAASPELAKELLKTNELTFVSRHQSAAIDYLMYDAAFAFAPYGPYWKLVKKLSMTKLIGAQPLSRFAHLRAAELRHLIRWVAKKAEAGERVNVTQELLKLTNNVISQMMLSMRCSEAEGKADAARRVAREVTQIFGELNVSDFIWVCRRWDVQGFRKRFTDIRRRYDALIEEIITEREGVRKKLKRIGDGGGEEGVKDFLDILLDIIEDENSEMKISRVHIKALILDFFTAGTDTSATAVEWTLSELINHPAVLERAREEIDRVIGRTRLVEESDSPNLPYIQAIMKESFRLHPPVPLIVRKSLQDSTIAGYTIPANTMLFVNTWSIGRDPNYWDNPSEFRPERFLEPGTEENGFRSGPNVDVKGQHFQLLPFGSGRRGCPGLALAMQELPAVLAALIQCFDWKVVGWGGEKMNGGDAAVDMEERPGMTVPRAHDLVCVPVARFTPACIVDHA, from the exons ATGATACTCCAGCTCCTTTGCTACGCCACCCTCTTCCTCCTCTCCTTCCTCCTCCTCCGCGCCACCCTCTCCTCCCTCGCTCACCGTCACCTCCGCCTGCCCCCGGGCCCGCTGGCCCTCCCCGTCATCGGCCACTTCCACCTCCTCGGCCCCCTCCTCCACCGCTCCTTCCACCACCTCTCCTCCCGCTACGGCCCCCTCATCTTCCTCCGCCTCGGCTCCGTCCCTGCCGTCATCGCGGCCTCTCCCGAGCTCGCCAAAGAACTGCTCAAGACAAACGAGCTCACCTTCGTCTCCCGCCACCAGTCCGCCGCAATCGACTACCTCATGTACGACGCCGCCTTCGCCTTCGCCCCCTACGGGCCTTACTGGAAGTTAGTGAAGAAGCTGAGCATGACCAAGCTCATCGGAGCCCAACCCCTCTCTCGGTTCGCCCACTTACGCGCCGCCGAGCTCCGCCACCTCATCCGGTGGGTGGCCAAGAAAGCGGAGGCTGGGGAACGCGTGAACGTGACGCAAGAGCTGCTGAAGCTGACGAACAACGTGATATCGCAGATGATGCTGAGCATGCGGTGTTCGGAGGCGGAGGGGAAGGCGGACGCGGCAAGGAGGGTGGCGCGTGAGGTGACGCAGATATTCGGGGAGCTGAACGTGTCGGATTTCATATGGGTGTGCCGGAGATGGGACGTGCAGGGGTTCCGGAAGAGGTTCACGGACATAAGGAGGAGGTACGATGCGCTGATAGAGGAGATCATCACTGAGAGGGAAGGCGTGAGGAAGAAGCTGAAGAGAATCGGCGACGGAGGAGGGGAGGAGGGTGTGAAGGATTTTTTGGACATTTTGCTTGATATTATTGAAGACGAGAATTCGGAGATGAAGATTAGTAGGGTTCACATTAAAGCTTTAATTTTG GATTTCTTCACGGCGGGTACAGACACATCAGCCACAGCCGTCGAGTGGACACTGTCGGAGCTCATCAACCACCCGGCCGTGCTCGAGAGAGCGCGCGAGGAGATCGACCGGGTCATCGGAAGGACCCGCCTCGTCGAAGAATCCGACAGCCCGAATCTCCCATACATCCAGGCCATCATGAAGGAGAGCTTCAGGCTCCACCCTCCCGTCCCGCTCATCGTCAGAAAATCCCTGCAAGATTCCACCATTGCCGGCTACACTATCCCGGCGAACACCATGCTCTTCGTCAACACTTGGTCCATCGGAAGGGACCCCAACTACTGGGACAACCCGTCGGAATTCCGGCCGGAGCGGTTCTTGGAGCCGGGCACGGAGGAAAACGGGTTCAGGTCGGGTCCAAACGTGGACGTGAAGGGGCAGCATTTCCAGCTTTTGCCTTTCGGGTCGGGTCGGAGGGGTTGCCCCGGTCTAGCGCTGGCCATGCAGGAGCTTCCGGCGGTGCTGGCGGCTCTGATCCAGTGCTTCGACTGGAAGGTCGTCGGGTGGGGCGGGGAGAAAATGAACGGTGGTGATGCGGCGGTGGACATGGAGGAACGGCCGGGCATGACGGTTCCGAGGGCCCACGACCTCGTGTGTGTTCCGGTGGCCCGATTTACTCCGGCATGCATCGTCGATCATGCGTAG